The following is a genomic window from Myxococcales bacterium.
GTTATACCAGTCGCAGAAATTAGGCTTGGTTAATTCCTGAGCTTGGTATTACAAGCATTTTTTGCTCACTATTCAACAAGGTAGAAAATGAAAAAAATAATTCTTACTGGTGACAGGCCTAGCGGTCGTCTTCATTTGGGGCACTACATTGGCTCTTTACATAGCAGATTAAAGTTAGAGCAACAATTTGAACAATACGTCATGATTGCCGATGTTCAGGCACTGACCGATAATTTTGAGAACCCAGAAAAAATTACTCAAAACGTTTATGAGGTGGCCAAAGATTATATTGCAGTTGGTCTTGACCCCACTAAAACCACTATCTTTATTCAATCTCAGGTTCCAGAAATTACCGAACTTACCATTTACTTCTTAAATCTCGTAAGCTTAGGTCGCCTTGAAAGAAATCCCACGGTCAAAGCCGAGATTAAACAAAAAGGTTTTGAAAACTCTATCCCTGCAGGATTTTTATGTTACCCCGTAAGTCAGGCCGCAGACATCAGTATTTTTCAAGCTGAACTCGTACCGGTAGGCGATGATCAGTTGCCAATGATTGAGCAGACCAACGAAATTGTCCGTCGCTTTAACCGCATCTATAACACTCAGTGCCTTAAAGAATGCCAAGCACATTTGAGTGCATCGCCGCGTTTGCTTGGCATCGATGGCAAAGCCAAAGCAAGCAAATCCTTGGGCAATACAATTTTTTTGGCCGATAGTCCTGAAGAAATAAAACAAAAAGTATTTTCTATGTTCACCGATCCCGATCATTTACAAGTGAGTGACCCTGGAAAGGTTGAGGGAAATATTGTTTTTCATTATCTTGATGCCTTTCACTCTAACAAAGAAGAAGTAGCTCAGCTTAAGGCTCACTATCAAAAAGGTGGCCTTGGTGACGTCACCATCAAAAAAATTCTTAATCAAACTTTGCAGGATTTTTTAAGTCCCATCCGGGAAAAAAGAGAAAGGCTTAACTCAAAGGATATAAAAGAAATGCTCATAGAGGGCACGAAAAAAGCTCGACAAAGAGCTCAGCACACAATGACTCAAGTGCGTGAAGTGATAGGGCTCAATTATTTTTAGCTTCTACTTAAAACAAATACCGCCAAAAAATAGCTTTGCACCATTCATCAGATACTCCTTCTTAGTTTACAAGGATTATTGCAAGCGCATTATTTTTGGCGGTGAGTATTTTATTTATGAACTCAAATAAAATCTATGGCAGCTCAAAAACCAAACCAAAAGTCCACATCAAAGGCAAGGATGTGCCCATCACGTCTTTGGCTGAGAATTGAAATCCCTTGGAACCAAAGGTATCGATCTTGGTATAAGAAAGCTCGCCTTTAAGATAAACATGGTCTAGAGTACCCGATCCCCTTGCTGCTCGAACAGCTCCAGGCTCTAAAAAATCAAGCATTAACATAAGCCCTAAAGCCCCCTGATAACCAAATCTAAAACCATGCGGATCTGTGGCAAATTTTTTGCTCGAATCAATATTTGAGGTGAAAGAATAACCGTGAGCGATCAATGCTCCTCTCACATAGGGTACCAAGGGAACATACTCTTTGAAATAATCCATAAGATAGGTCAGCTGCGGGCGAAATTGATACATATGGAGTGTCGCACTGATACTGCTCACAGGCTTATTAATATCTGCACCATCATTCACGTCAGCTTCAAGGGCTTGTCCTTGAGTGAAGGTATAACCTACACCAAGACCTAACTGTAAACTTCCATAGTTATCGAAAAGATGCACATCTGCCTCAAAACCCAAAAGCGGGTTAATAGGCCCATCATCATCGCTGCTTGATTTTCTAAAATATGATTTATAAAAGGGGAAAATTTTCCCATTTTTTTCACTGTCGAGATCCGGACGATACATTGAGCCTAAAAGTCCAATATTAAACTGCCCTAATCGAGCATGAGAATCCTTTGCTGGCATCAGAAAAAACGTCAAGCACAAAATGGCAACGCTCGATGATTTTTTAAATTTCTTGATTCTAAGTCCGATGAAAAATAAACCTACAAGCAGTAAAAAAGAAAAAGAGGATGACGATGAAGTTTGGCACGACCAACTAACTTGACTACCATCGCCATTATAGGAATTAAGCGGCAAAAGCACGGGGATGGGAGTAAAAGTATATGTTTTACTCCACTCATAAGCAGTAGCATTATGATCGAGGGGCCTCACTTTGAGCACATATTCAACTTTATTCTTTAAATTTTTAATTTTTATGCGAGGGGGAACGACAACAACCTTGGTAAAATTGCTTGGGCAATTACCTTTTGCATTTGCAAGATCTGCCAAAGTTTGAGCACTACTCTTTTCTCCATAACAAATTTCTACTTTGTCTACCTTACCACTGCTTTCTACTTCAAAAGTAATCTCGTTGTTGGCAGCAGCTTCATTCTTGATCTTGTCAATGCTCGGAACCGTTGTTTCAAATGCGTAATGAGCCTGAGCTATAAGATCGGTGGCTCCAGAGGTACCAGGATATACGCACAATAAATTAGATCCACTCGTTCCTTTTGATTTGCATTGACCATCACTCAGTAAAAACCCCTCAGGAAAAACAAGAGAGTCCGAATCGACATGCACCGTGGAATCTCGATTATCGGTTATAGTGGGCCAACATCGAATTTTATCGAGGTCTTTTTTGTTTCCTGGCTCCCTACGAACGATGCGAAAATCATCGTAGGATTCCACAATGTCTTTGGGCAATATAAGCTTAGCAGTTTTGCTCGTTTTGCCACACGAGCCTCTACCAATTTCATTTACCCGTTTTTTATTGATTTCTATGACTGCCTCGGCAACCTCGCCTTTGGCATTATTATCGTAATTTTCCGTTCTAGCAGTCAGACCAAGACTCGTCATGCACAATAAAAACAAACAAATTTTTTTCAGACTTAAGTCAAAGCTCAGTGACGAAGACATAAATATTTCACTCCAGCTAAAGTTTTTCAGCGATACGCACTGCATTTAATGCTGCTCCAGTACGAAGATTGTCGCTCACTATCCACAATGACAATCCATACTTTACCGATGTATTAGGTCTAATGCGACCTACCAAAGTCATATCCTCCCCAGAAGCATCGAGAGGAGTAGGATATTTCCCCTGTGTTGGCTCATCAATTAATATAATGCCTGGAGTTTTTGCAAGCGTCTCAAGCATATCATTTAATTTAATTTCATTTTTAGTAGCTATATTCACCGACATGGAATGGCTATTAAAGACCGGTACCCTGACACAGGTCACTTCCATTTTTAATTCAGGTAGAGATAGAATTTTTTGAGTCTCCTCGATAATTTTTTTCTCTTCACTAGTTTTTCCCTGCTCATCAATCAAAGATAAAGCCGGAATAAATGGCAAAACATTAAAAGCAATCCGTCGACCAAATACCGGCGATTTACTGTCTCTGAGATTAAATAAATCGCGCACCTGTGTTTCAAGCTCATCAGCCCCTGCCTTACCAGCGCCCGAGACCGCCTGATAAGTTGATAGCACCACACTTTCCAAAGGTGATTGCTGATTGATCACTGATAAAACTTGAGCTAAAGGCGTAGCTACACAATTGGGAGTAGCAATGATTTTGGAGCTATGCTCTTTTAGGCCTTTATCGTTGACATCTGCCACCACCAAAGCCACATCTTCTCGCATGCGCAGTGCACTGGATTTATCAATGCAGATAACTCCTCGATGGGCCACCTGATCAACAAAAGTCCGTGAAATTTTATCACCAGCGGCAAAAAATGCGATATCGCTATCAATCTGCTCTGGCGAAATAAGCTCTTCTACAACATGCTCATCGCCCATAAATTCTATTTTTTCACCCCTAGAACGCTCGGAGCAAAATAATTTTACGGCACTCACAGGAAAGGAACGCTCTTCTAAAATATGGAGCAATTCGCGGCCTACAAGACCAGTAGCTCCGATCACTGAAATACTTTTCATTGGTCTTTTTCTCCCGCACGTTTTTTTAAAGCTGCCCCAATAAAGGATTTGAAAATAGGGTGAGGACGGCTTGGCCTTGAATTAAATTCAGGATGAAACTGAGTAGCAATAAAAAAATCATGTTCTTTAAGCTCAATGATTTCGACTAAATTCACACTTGGACACGTACCACTTACCACAAGGCCGGCTTTTTTAAGTGTATCCACATAGTGATTGTTCACTTCAAAACGATGTCGATGTCTCTCTTGAATATCATCTTTTCCATAGATCTTATGAGCAAGTGTATTCGGCTCTATGTGGCAAGGATGATCACCTAAGCGCATGGTGCCTCCTTTTTTTTGCACATGAAGTTGAGTTTCCATCATGTGAATCACCTTAGTTTTGGCATGCTGATTAAATTCTTCTGAATCAGCATCCTTAAGCCCTGCTACATGACGAGCATATTCGATAACCGCCATTTGCAGTCCCAAACAAATACCGAAAAAAGGAATATTATGAGTGCGAGCATATTCAATGGCCATTATTTTTCCATCAATACCGCGCTCGCCAAAACCACCCGGCACCAAAATCGCATCCACTGTAGAAAATTCTTTAGCTACTTGATCCTTGTTTAGTTTTTCAGCATCGATAAAACGGCATCTCACTTTGCTTTGATGAGCTATGCCTGCATGAATGAGCGCCTCGTTAATGCTCTTGTAACTTTCAATGAGATCCACATATTTGCCCACCACAGCGACACAAACTTCACTGAGGGGATTCATAAAACGATAAACAACATCTTCCCATTGATGGAGATCCGGCTTTCTTGCCCAAATATTTAAAAGGTTGACAATAATATCGTCGATACCTTCTTTATGAAGCATGGACGGAACTTGATAAACTGTTTGAGCATCGGTGCAATTGATAACCGCTGAGGCCGGCACGTTACAGAAAAGCGATATTTTTTGTTTAATATCATCAGGAACAGCTTGTTCAGATCTCAGCAATAAAATATCAGGCTGAATTCCCTGACTGAGCGCTTCTTTGACTGAGTGTTGTGTAGGTTTGGTTTTAAGTTCACCGGCACTTTTGATCAAAGGTACGTAACTCACATGAACAAAGACTGAATTTTCTGCTCCCACCTCTGCCCTAAACTGTCGAATTGCTTCAATGAAAGGCAAAGACTCAATGTCGCCGATGGTACCACCAACTTCGCAGATTAAAATGTCGTGCCCATGAGCAGCTTTCTTGATCACTCTTTTAATTTGGTCAGTAACGTGGGGAATCACTTGGACGGTAGCACCCAAATATTCTCCGTTGCGTTCTTTTTCCAAAACTTCTTGATAAATTTGCCCAGCCGTCGTGCTATTTTCTCTACCCAAATCTTTGTTCAAATAACGTTCATAGTGTCCCAAATCCAAATCGGTTTCTGCACCATCTTTGGTAACAAAAACCTCTCCGTGTTGAAAAGGATTCATAGTCCCAGGGTCTACGTTTAGATAAGGGTCGAGCTTCAAGATTGAGACATCAAGTCCACGAGCCTGCAATAATGCTCCAATCGAGGCTGAGGCAATCCCTTTGCCCAGCGAACTAATAACACCACCCGTTACAAAAATATATTTTGGTTCATGAGATACCATAACAATTCACGCCTTAGATTTGATTGACCTTTATGGGCTAGCCTATGAAGAGCAAGCTTACTAGTGGGTTTTACCCCCAGCCCATTCAAATGGCACAGAAATGTATAAAAAATTATCCATGAGCATTTAATAGCAATCCTAGACTTAACCAACCCTTAATTTCTGAACGCTCGCAACAAAGCGAGGACTAGGAAGAGATTAAAGGGTCAGTTAAGCTCTGGGATTGCTATAAGTCTTCGCTTTAGAAAAGCTTCTTGAAAACGAGCTTTTCATGTATCGAGCCATAAAAATTTAACATTCAAAGCATATTCAATATAATAACTCACAACAATATGGTTTTATAGATGAATAAAAAATCATGCCACAAACAACTTAACAATAAATCATTTAAGAGCACATTAAGTTTTCGAGCATAAAATTATTCATTGATTTTAAAAGGGTGGTAGTCCTTATGTGCACGTGCATAAAGCTGATTATATTTCTGTCAACGAAGTGGAAAAAAGCTGCTACAATGTTGTTCTTTTCAATAGTTGCATTCTTTATCTCGATGCCAACTATTGCAGATTTATGCTTGCTTGATGCCGCAGGGCTCAACAGCGCTTCTTGTACAGCAAACGACTTAACTACCGCTTTGGTGAGCAAATTTGCAGGCCCCAATATTTGTGTAGACGGAACAACTATTTATGTGCAATTGCAGGGCTATACTTCGGCAGGATCCAGTCAACGTTATGACGTTGGATATTTTATTTCTTTAGATGGGGGTGATGCAAAATCAGGTGACTGTTTCCGCGACTACTTGCCTCCTCCCTTAAATACCATCTCTACCGTTACCGAGCCTCGTATTTCTCCTTTTTTTGATGTTGACTCTGATCAGTGCGGTGATCCAGAGCAAAATAAAACTTTGCTGAGAAATATTGGGGGCACTACGGTAGCAAGCGGCACCCCAGGTCCTCCTGCCATTATTGCTATTCCTTGTTCTGACTTAGATGGTGCAGGGCCAACGCTGGAAGCAGATGTGTCAGTTTGCACAAGCTGGGACAACCAAAGTGGTAATGTTTGTAGTTCCGGAACAGATGCTTACCCTGGCACTGGAGCAAAGTGCTCATGCAACACGGTAACTATTAGCGGTATTACTTATCAGGAGTTTTGTGCCAGCGATGCAGATTGTAACGATAATAATTTATGCACAACTGATTCGTGTAACCTACAAACGCTAAAATGTGAAAACACAGCGATAGGTGCAGGAACGTTATGTGATGACAACAATCTTTGTACGACCAACGATGTATGCGGTGGAGACGGAGATGTAATATGCCTTGGCACTCCTGTTTCTTGCCCAGGGGATCAATGCAGCGGTCCAGGTGTTTGTGATTTCGCTACCGGAGACTGCATCAATCCAAGCCTGATGGATGGAACTGCCTGTGATGACGGACAAACTTGTACAGATACGGACATGTGCCTTAATGGCATTTGCATCGGCACTGATAACTGTATGGCGCCTGAAATGTGTATCAATGGAATTTGCACGACCTGCGGCATGGACTCTGACTGCAACGATTTCAATCCTTGTACAGATGATTCATGTAACGCAGGCACGTGCATAAACACCGATAATTCTGCGCCCTGCGATGATGGGGATCTTTGTACTGAAAATGATATGTGTTCCTTAGGAAGTTGTCAGCCTGGCACTCCTATCATCTGTAATACTCCAGGTCTTTGTGAAGCATCTATGGGAGTATGCATAGAAGGACTATGCAGTTACCCTGATGCTACAGATGGCACCAGTTGCGACGATTCTGATATTTGTACTGAAAATGACATGTGCATAAGTGGTATTTGCCAAGGAACTACTGGAGCGTGTGACTCTGACGGCGATGGCATTCAAGATGACGTAGATAACTGTCCAAATATTGCTAACCCAAACCAAGTTGACATCGACTCTGACGGAATAGGTGATGCTTGTGATCTTTGTCCAAGCGACCCAGCCAATACTTGCGACCCTGGTGATGTAGATGGCGATGGCATTCAAAACACTGCAGACAACTGCCCGGGTAAAGCTAATGCAAACCAAACAGACTCTGATTCTGATGGCATGGGTGATGCATGCGACTATTGTCCCAATGATGCAGCCAATACTTGCGACCCTGGAGATATAGATGGCGATGGCATACAAAACTCTACTGACAACTGCCCGGGTAAAGCTAATGCAAACCAAACAGACTCTGATTCTGATGGCATGGGCGATGCATGCGACTATTGTCCCAATGATGCAGCCAATACTTGCGACCCGGGCGATATAGATGGCGATGGCATTCAAAATGATACTGATAACTGCCCGGGTAAAGCTAATGCAAACCAAACAGACTCTGATTCTGATGGCATGGGTGATGCATGCGACTATTGTCCCAATGATGCAACTAATGCTTGCGACCCTGGCGATGTGGATGACGATGGCATACAAAACGCTACTGACAACTGCCCGGGTAAAGCTAATGCAAACCAAACAGACTCTGATTCTGATGGCATGGGTGATGCATGCGACTATTGTCCCAATGATGCAACTAATGCTTGCGACCCTGGAGATATAGATGGCGATGGCATA
Proteins encoded in this region:
- the trpS gene encoding tryptophan--tRNA ligase translates to MKKIILTGDRPSGRLHLGHYIGSLHSRLKLEQQFEQYVMIADVQALTDNFENPEKITQNVYEVAKDYIAVGLDPTKTTIFIQSQVPEITELTIYFLNLVSLGRLERNPTVKAEIKQKGFENSIPAGFLCYPVSQAADISIFQAELVPVGDDQLPMIEQTNEIVRRFNRIYNTQCLKECQAHLSASPRLLGIDGKAKASKSLGNTIFLADSPEEIKQKVFSMFTDPDHLQVSDPGKVEGNIVFHYLDAFHSNKEEVAQLKAHYQKGGLGDVTIKKILNQTLQDFLSPIREKRERLNSKDIKEMLIEGTKKARQRAQHTMTQVREVIGLNYF
- a CDS encoding aspartate-semialdehyde dehydrogenase, which translates into the protein MKSISVIGATGLVGRELLHILEERSFPVSAVKLFCSERSRGEKIEFMGDEHVVEELISPEQIDSDIAFFAAGDKISRTFVDQVAHRGVICIDKSSALRMREDVALVVADVNDKGLKEHSSKIIATPNCVATPLAQVLSVINQQSPLESVVLSTYQAVSGAGKAGADELETQVRDLFNLRDSKSPVFGRRIAFNVLPFIPALSLIDEQGKTSEEKKIIEETQKILSLPELKMEVTCVRVPVFNSHSMSVNIATKNEIKLNDMLETLAKTPGIILIDEPTQGKYPTPLDASGEDMTLVGRIRPNTSVKYGLSLWIVSDNLRTGAALNAVRIAEKL
- a CDS encoding CTP synthase, whose product is MVSHEPKYIFVTGGVISSLGKGIASASIGALLQARGLDVSILKLDPYLNVDPGTMNPFQHGEVFVTKDGAETDLDLGHYERYLNKDLGRENSTTAGQIYQEVLEKERNGEYLGATVQVIPHVTDQIKRVIKKAAHGHDILICEVGGTIGDIESLPFIEAIRQFRAEVGAENSVFVHVSYVPLIKSAGELKTKPTQHSVKEALSQGIQPDILLLRSEQAVPDDIKQKISLFCNVPASAVINCTDAQTVYQVPSMLHKEGIDDIIVNLLNIWARKPDLHQWEDVVYRFMNPLSEVCVAVVGKYVDLIESYKSINEALIHAGIAHQSKVRCRFIDAEKLNKDQVAKEFSTVDAILVPGGFGERGIDGKIMAIEYARTHNIPFFGICLGLQMAVIEYARHVAGLKDADSEEFNQHAKTKVIHMMETQLHVQKKGGTMRLGDHPCHIEPNTLAHKIYGKDDIQERHRHRFEVNNHYVDTLKKAGLVVSGTCPSVNLVEIIELKEHDFFIATQFHPEFNSRPSRPHPIFKSFIGAALKKRAGEKDQ